GAACAACGGCGATCGGTCCGCAGTTGTCCCCTTTCGTGACCGACGCTGTCCCGCACTCCCGGCTGTTCGACATCCGGCGGATCTACGTGGAGCCGGAGGCCGCCGCGCTGCCCCGTGGGCGGGCCGTGCTGGAGCGCTTTCCCGACGCGGAGCGCGTCGAGGTCGAGAGCCACTCCCGCATCCCGGAGCTGTACGGGGACGAGACCAACGTGGCCCGGTGGGTGCGGATCAAGACGGAGGCCCTGGTGCTGGGGGTCAAGAAGTCCCTCACCGCCCGCCCGAACGGCCGCTCGGCCGACTTCATCGCCCCGTCCACGGCGAACGGCTGCGCGATGGCGTGCGCCTACTGCTACGTGCCGCGCCGCAAGGGCTACAGCAACCCGGTGACGGTCTTCGCCAACATCGACCGAATCACCGGCTACCTGGGGCGGCACGTGGGTCGGCAGGGCGTCAAGGGTGAGCCGAACCAGTGCGACCCCGCCGCCTGGGTCTACGACATCGGCGAGAACTCCGACTGCTCGCTGGACGCCCGCGTCTCCGACAACGTCCGGGACCTGGTCACGCTGTTCCGGGACCTGCCGACGGCGAAGGCCACGTTCGCCACGAAGCACGTCAACCGCGACCTGCTCGACTGGGATCCCCGGGGCCGGACCCGCGTCCGGTTCTCGCTGATGCCGGCCCGGGACGCCAAGCTGCTCGACATCCGGACCTCTCCGGTCGCGGAGCGGCTGGCCGCCGTCGACGACTTCGTCGCGGCCGGCTACGAGGTGCACGTCAACCTCAGCCCGGTGGTGGTCCGCGACGGGTGGCTGGACGACTGGGCGGAGCTGCTCGACCAGCTCGACGACGCGCTCGGCCCCCGCGCGAAGGCGCAGCTCGCCGCCGAGGTCATCTTCCTGACCCACAACGACCGGCTGCACGAGGTGAACCTCGGCTGGCATCCGAAGGCCGAGGAGGTCCTCTGGCGGCCGGATCTCCAGCAGCCGAAGCGGTCGCAGACCGGCGGCTGGAACGTGCGGTACCGCACCGGCAGCAAGGGCGCCTACGTGGCGGCGTTGACGGACCTGATCGCCGCGAAGGCGCCGTACTGCCGCGTCCGCTACGCGTTCTGACCGCCATCTTCCACCACGGAAAGCAGTTCAGGGCCACCCCGAAGGGTGGCCCTGAACTGAAAGATTGTCCGGCGGTGTCCTACTCTCCCACACCCTCCCGAGTGCAGTACCATCGGCGCTGGAGGGCTTAGCTTCCGGGTTCGGAATGTAACCGGGCGTTTCCCCTCCGCCATGACCGCCGTAACTCTATCGACATGTCAAACAACACCACAACACGAGTGGTCTGTTGTTCGTTCATCGAGAGTTGCACAGTGGACGCGTAGCAGCTTAGTAGTCAAGTCCTCGGCCTATTAGTACCGGTCAACTGAACCCGTTACCGGGCTTACATTTCCGGCCTATCAACCCAGTCGTCTAGCTGGGGGCCTTACCCCACCAAGGTGGGTGGGATACCTCATCTTGAAGCGAGCTTCCCGCTTAGATGCTTTCAGCGGTTATCCCTTCCGAACGTAGCTAACCAGCCGTGCCCCTGGCGGGACAACTGGCACACCAGAGGTTCGTCCGTCCCGGTCCTCTCGTACTAGGGACAGCCCTTCTCAAGTATCCTACGCGCACGGCGGATAGGGACCGAACTGTCTCACGACGTTCTAAACCCAGCTCGCGTACCGCTTTAATGGGCGAACAGCCCAACCCTTGGGACCTGCTACAGCCCCAGGATGCGACGAGCCGACATCGAGGTGCCAAACCATCCCGTCGATATGGACTCTTGGGGAAGATCAGCCTGTTATCCCCGGGGTACCTTTTATCCGTTGAGCGACACCGCTTCCACTCGCAAGTGCCGGATCACTAGTCCCGACTTTCGTCCCTGCTCGACCTGTCAGTCTCACAGTCAAGCTCCCTTGTGTACTTGCACTCAACACCTGATTGCCAACCAGGCTGAGGGAACCTTTGGGCGCCTCCGTTACCCTTTAGGAGGCAACCGCCCCAGTTAAACTACCCACCAGACACTGTCCCTGAACCGGATAACGGTCCGAAGTTAGATACCCAAATCAACCAGAGTGGTATTTCAAGATTGCCTCCACCCATACTGGCGTATGGACTTCACCGGCTCCCACCTATCCTACACAAGCTAATTCGGATACCAATGTCAAGCTATAGTAAAGGTCCCGGGGTCTTTCCGTCCTGCCGCGCGTAACGAGCATCTTTACTCGTAATGCAATTTCGCCGGGCCTGTGGTTGAGACAGTGGGGAAGTCGTTACGCCATTCGTGCAGGTCGGAACTTACCCGACAAGGAATTTCGCTACCTTAGGATGGTTATAGTTACCACCGCCGTTTACTGGCGCTTAAGTTCTCCGCTTCGCCCCGAAGAGCTAACAGGTCCCCTTAACGTTCCAGCACCGGGCAGGCGTCAGTCCATATACATCGAATTACTTCTTCGCATGGACCTGTGTTTTTAGTAAACAGTCGCTTCCCCCTGCTCTCTGCGGCCATACAACGCTCCACCCGCGTGGGGCTTCACGTCTCCGGCCCCCCTTCTCCCTAAGTTACGGGGGCAATTTGCCGAGTTCCTTAACCACAGTTCGCCCGATCGCCTCGGTATTCTCTACCTGACCACCTGTGTCGGTTTGGGGTACGGGCCGCTAAGAACTCGCTAGAGGCTTTTCTCGGCAGCATAGGATCACTGACTTCACCTGAATCGGCTCGGCATCACGTCTCAGCCTTCATGTGTTGCGGATTTGCCTACAACACGGCCTACACGCTTACCCCGGCACAACCACCGGCCGGGCTCAGCTACCTTCCTGCGTCACCCCATCGCTTGACTACTACCCGCCAGGTTCCCACGCTCCCCCAGTTTGGTCCGAAGACCGCCCCAAGTTCGGGTGGTTAGCACAACGAGGTTCATCAGGGACGCTCTTTCGCGGGTACGGGAATATCAACCCGTTGTCCATCGACTACGCCTCTCGGCCTCGCCTTAGGTCCCGACTCACCCAGGGCGGATTAGCCTGGCCCTGGAACCCTTGGTCATCCGGCGGAAGGGTTTCTCACCCTTCTTTCGCTACTCATGCCTGCATTCTCACTCGTGCCGCGTCCACAACTGGGTCACCCCGCTGCTTCACCCCCGGCACGACGCTCCCCTACCCCATCCACACACCTGCACAAGGAATCAAGTCCAAGCGAGGTAAAAATGTGAATGCCACAGCTTCGGCGGTGTGCTTGAGCCCCGCTACATTGTCGGCGCGGAACCACTTGACCAGTGAGCTATTACGCACTCTTTAAAGGGTGGCTGCTTCTAAGCCAACCTCCTGGTTGTCTATGCGACCCCACATCCTTTTCCACTTAGCACACGCTTAGGGGCCTTAGCTGGTGATCTGGGCTGTTTCCCTCTCGACTACGAAGCTTATCCCCCGCAGTCTCACTGCCGCGCTCTCACTTACCGGCATTCGGAGTTTGGCTGATTTCGGTAAGCTTGTGGGCCCCCTAGACCATCCAGTGCTCTACCTCCGGCAAGAAACACGCGACGCTGCACCTAAATGCATTTCGGGGAGAACCAGCTATCACGGAGTTTGATTGGCCTTTCACCCCTAACCACAGGTCATCCCCCAACTTTTCAACGTTGGTGGGTTCGGCCCTCCACGCGGTCTTACCCGCGCTTCAGCCTGCCCATGGCTAGATCACTCCGCTTCGGGTCTAGGACACGCGACTGAACGCCCTATTCAGACTCGCTTTCGCTACGGCTCCCCCACACGGGTTAACCTCGCCACATGCCACTAACTCGCAGGCTCATTCTTCAAAAGGCACGCCGTCACCCCGCAAGGCTCCGACGGATTGTAGGCGAACGGTTTCAGGTACTATTTCACTCCCCTCCCGGGGTACTTTTCACCATTCCCTCACGGTACTCGTCCGCTATCGGTCACCAGGAAGTATTTAGGCTTACCAGGTGGTCCTGGCAGATTCACGGCAGATTACAGGGGTCCGCCGCTACTCGGGAACACCCACAGAAGACCAGCCACTTTCACCTACCGGACTCTCACCGCCTACGGTCAGCCTTTCCAGACTGTTCGGCTAGCAACTGGCTTTGTAACTTCTCGAACAAGTGTCAGCTTGTTCAGCAGGGTCCCACAACCCCAAACCACGCAACCCCTGACAGGTATCACACGCAGCCGGTTTAGCCTCCAATCCGCTTTCGCTCGCCACTACTCACGGAATCACTATTTGTTTTCTCTTCCTACGGGTACTGAGATGTTTCACTTCCCCGCGTTCCCCCCACACACCCTATGTGTTCAGGTGTGGGTGACTGGACATGACTCCAGCCAGGTTTCCCCATTCGGACACCCTGGGATCACAGCTTGGTTGACAGCTCCCCCAGGCCTATCGCGGCCTCCCACGTCCTTCATCGGCTCCTGGTGCCAAGCATCCACCGTTCGCCCTTGACAACTTGAACCACAAAGATGCTCGCGTCCACTGTGCAATTCTCAACAAACGACCAACCCACAACCCACAGCCCCACACCAAAACCCGACAACCGCCGGCGGTATGCGAGACCAGGCCATGCCTGGCAACCAGCTCCACCCACAAGCGAAGCAATGGCTCCGAAAGAAACAACCAACGGTTGTTCTTTCAGGACCCAACAGGGTGCTCTGCATCCCTCCCCAGCCGCACCAACCCGACCGCTCCTACACCCGGGAGGCGTGTACTAGATCATCGTGGCCGTTGCCAGGAAAAAACTCGCCAGTGTCTCCGCCATTGAGCACCCCGACCCGACATTCGCAGGTCGCGGGCTCCTTGCACCCTTTCGGGTGAAGGTGCTCCTTAGAAAGGAGGTGATCCAGCCGCACCTTCCGGTACGGCTACCTGTTACGACTTCGTCCCAATCGCCAGCCCCACCTTCGACGGCTCCCTCCCACAAGGGTTGGGCCACCGGCTTCGGGTGTTGCCGACTTTCGTGACGTGACGGGCGGTGTGTACAAGGCCGGGAACGTATTCACCGCAGCGTTGCTGATCTGCGATTACTAGCGACTCCGACTTCACGGGGTCGAGTTGCAGACCCCGATCCGAACTGAGACCGGCTTTTTGGGATTCGCTCCACCTCACGGTAATCGCAGCCCATTGTACCGGCCATTGTAGCATGCGTGAAGCCCTGGACATAAGGGGCATGATGACTTGACGTCATCCCCACCTTCCTGCCGAGTTGACCCCGGCAGTCTTCGATGAGTCCCCGCCATAACGCGCTGGCAACATCGAACGAGGGTTGCGCTCGTTGCGGGACTTAACCCAACATCTCACGACACGAGCTGACGACAGCCATGCACCACCTGTGACCGCCCCCGAAGGACCTCACATCTCTGCGAGTTTTGCGGCCATGTCAAACCCAGGTAAGGTTCTTCGCGTTGCATCGAATTAATCCGCATGCTCCGCCGCTTGTGCGGGCCCCCGTCAATTCCTTTGAGTTTTAGCCTTGCGGCCGTACTCCCCAGGCGGGGCGCTTAATGCGTTAGCTGCGGCACAGGGAACCGGAGAGGCCCCCCACACCTAGCGCCCAACGTTTACAGCGTGGACTACCAGGGTATCTAATCCTGTTCGCTCCCCACGCTTTCGCTCCTCAGCGTCAGTATCGGCCCAGAGACCCGCCTTCGCCACCGGTGTTCCTCCTGATATCTGCGCATTTCACCGCTACACCAGGAATTCCAGTCTCCCCTACCGAACTCTAGCCTGCCCGTATCGACTGCAGGCCCGCAGTTGAGCTGCGGGTTTTCACAGTCGACGCGACAAGCCGCCTACGAGCTCTTTACGCCCAATAAATCCGGACAACGCTCGCGCCCTACGTCTTACCGCGGCTGCTGGCACGTAGTTGGCCGGCGCTTCTTCTGCAGGTACCGTCACTTACGCTTCGTCCCTGCTGAAAGAGGTTTACAACCCGAAGGCCGTCATCCCTCACGCGGCGTCGCTGCATCAGGCTTCCGCCCATTGTGCAATATTCCCCACTGCTGCCTCCCGTAGGAGTCTGGGCCGTGTCTCAGTCCCAGTGTGGCCGGTCGCCCTCTCAGGCCGGCTACCCGTCGTCGCCTTGGTAGGCCATCACCCCACCAACAAGCTGATAGGCCGCGAGCCCATCCCAGGCCGAAAAACTTTCCACCACCAACCATGCGACCGGTGGTCCTATTCGGTATTAGCCCCGGTTTCCCGGGGTTATCCCAAAGCCTAGGGCAGGTTGCTCACGTGTTACTCACCCGTTCGCCGCTCGAGTACCCCGAAGGGCCTTTCCGCTCGACTTGCATGTGTTAAGCACGCCGCCAGCGTTCGTCCTGAGCCAGGATCAAACTCTCCAACAAAAACTTGTTGAAACAGTCATCCCGGCAACAAAAAGTGTTGCCAAAGGAATCCAAGACCAACAAACCACGAATGGCTTGCCAGTCCGGGGTATAAATCAATTTGGCACTGGCTTATCAAGCACCCTGTTGAGTTCTCAAAGAACAACCACACACCGCCCGGAAACCCCACACCGTGGAGCCCCCGACCCGGGGCATTTCGTTCACCGCACCCGCCGCTTCCCGCGCCGGGCACTTTTACTACGTTACCCGCTGGTTTCCGCCGTGTCAAACCGCTTCGCAGCGGTCCGCACCACTTCGATCCCATTTCCGGGCACCACGCGACATCGGCTTCCGCCGTTGTCGATCGTGACTTCCGGCAGGCCGGCCGCTCTGCGGTCTCCCGCGAGCTCGCCCGGTTCCCTACCGGCGATGAACCATACCCGGTCGGTTCCGCCTCGCCAAATCCGCCTCTCGGCGGATCCGGGGGCACCGCCCGGTCCGGGTACCGGTGAGTGCAACACACCGGACCCGAAGCTCATTCCCGCGCCCGGCCTCCGGTGGCTTCGCCCCGGTTCGTCCGTTCCGCGCTGGCAGAGAGAAAGTTACGCCCCCGGCGGATCGATCGTCAAATCCACCGAGGGCGTCCCGCGTCACGTCGGGCGACGTACGGCTAACCGCGCAGCTCGACCCCGGCGAACGACCG
The nucleotide sequence above comes from Micromonospora sp. M71_S20. Encoded proteins:
- a CDS encoding spore photoproduct lyase family protein; its protein translation is MTDAVPHSRLFDIRRIYVEPEAAALPRGRAVLERFPDAERVEVESHSRIPELYGDETNVARWVRIKTEALVLGVKKSLTARPNGRSADFIAPSTANGCAMACAYCYVPRRKGYSNPVTVFANIDRITGYLGRHVGRQGVKGEPNQCDPAAWVYDIGENSDCSLDARVSDNVRDLVTLFRDLPTAKATFATKHVNRDLLDWDPRGRTRVRFSLMPARDAKLLDIRTSPVAERLAAVDDFVAAGYEVHVNLSPVVVRDGWLDDWAELLDQLDDALGPRAKAQLAAEVIFLTHNDRLHEVNLGWHPKAEEVLWRPDLQQPKRSQTGGWNVRYRTGSKGAYVAALTDLIAAKAPYCRVRYAF